The Globicephala melas chromosome X, mGloMel1.2, whole genome shotgun sequence genome contains the following window.
GCtagaattctcatacattgccagtgggaatataaattggttcaATCACTGAGAAAAGTTGTCATTAtccataaatttgaaaatatgcatTCCCTACGACCCAGAAATTCcaatcctaggtatatacccaacagaaattcAAGTACACATAACCAAAACACATGTATAATAATATTCATAGTactgttatttataataaccccAAACAATCCAAATATTCATTATCAGTagaatgaataaactgtggtatattcaaaCAAGGGAATAAtatacaaaaacacaaataataaaactaCAGCTGCATGTAACATCATGGATATCAAAAAACCTAACATCgagcaaaaaaagaaagctccCCCCCAAAATACATActatgtgatttcatttatatcaaGTTCAAAATGGGCAAAACTATCATGTTAGACATCAGGACAGTCATTCACTTTGGAGGAGGATGGTATAGTGATATGGTGGGGGTTTTGAGATgctatttctatttcttgacctgagtTCTGGTAACATTACTGTATTCATTTTACAGTAATTCATCCAGTTGTACAATTATGATTTGTGACCTCTTCTGTATGTATGTTACACTTCAATAGAAAAGTGgggggaaaagaaatgaagagctaAGTGATGGGTATTTATAGACTAGTCAGATAAAACTGGTCCTCTATGAGGGTCACCCTGCAGGCAACGCAAGTGGTTTCTCTTGGTCATGTTCTTGGGGATTAAAGGGCTTCAGAAGTTCTCTAGTATAAAGAGATCTTCTCTATAACGTAATCACAGATAAACTACAAGTTATTTTTCACAAGatctaagagagaaagaaagatgagacctacatgcaaataaaacaaaacatcaaataATACATTACAAAAAACTCTTTGCACCATCATAGAGGTAATGTGGTTAGGGCTCTTCTCCATTTTACTATCTAATGATTCTAGAAACCAGTGAGACATTGCCAGTGGAACTATCTACTCACCTAAGCACAGTTAACAATTCACAGGCTTAGCAAGGCCTGAGGAAAACAGGCCTGTTACAAATGTCTTTGTTTTACATGAACATCTCTAAAGGCCCCAAATAATAATTCAAGCCAACAAGTGTTTAAGTACCCTAACTATAATCAGCACTGTGTACCACGTATtgtggaaaaagacaaaaaggaaggcAGATTTCCAAGGAGCTCTAATATAAAGACACAAGTTTTATTAAACACAATAACAGCAATAACTGGAGAATGATTCCAAGACAGGATATGGTGGGTGGGTTGCAGGAGTAGAATCGGTAAGAGAGAAAATGGGATAGGTATAATGCAGCCAGTTGATCAAAAGCCTTGAATGTCACACTGAAAAAATCTAGATTTAAACCTATAGAAAATGATCTTATCTGGATCCCACTCCCCTAAAAAATTCTTGGATTTAGCGATTCCCAGTCATTTTCTTGATCAACAGGCCTTAATAATTAACATCAAATCTAGATATACTAATGTCCTATCTAGTTAAACCAGAGATGTTTTGTGCAAAGTTAACGTTGACTTCTATGACATCACCTCAAATAATTAGAGACATATTCCAAATATTGCTAACAGTCCCCAATAAACCCTTATAAGTCTACACAAACATATTTTTCTAAACACTTAAACCTTAGAGTTTCAGTTACAGTATCTCTTGGGGAAATCATCTGAATGAGACACTACCTTTATTTGCCTCCCCCACAAAATAATCTTTCAAGCATTAAAAGATATCTAATACTTAATATAGTGGCTGACTCATAGCAGGCTTTCTATTTATTGAACTAGATTGTTAAATTACACCAGTCTATTAATCTTACTCATCTCTCTCATGGTTTAGTAGACTTTGATCATCACCCTCTCTCAACCTATCTCTCCAGAGTGAAAAAACAACTAGAAAGTCCCTCCAACCTTTTGAtcaatttaatttgttttctgggGATTTGTATCAGCTGTTAAGTTTTTCTTGATGAGCAGCCACCAGAATTACCTATATGATTGTGAATGCAAATCCACTTTTGGTCTTTTATATGGAAAAGATAAGAGTTTTGTTTCATCATTGTTTTCAACACCCTTCCTGATAATGCCCACCATATTCTCGGCTTTGAGGACCAAAATCACAACTGGGCCAACTTCTTCATAGACAGATaaacagtgatttttattttaatcttttttactcTAACAATAATATTGTGTATTGTCTAACTCAGAGACTGATGAGATGTATTTAGCTCCTGAGATCATCTCCAATGAGTATCCAGATAAACCTACAGATACTCAGCTACTCCAGCTGAAGGAGACAGGTATGATTCCAGAAGGTCCAAAGTGACCCTTTCATTTTTTATCATGAGCAACTGTGCCCCCACTGGGAAGGCTTTTCTAATAAGTCCCTAGGAGAACTTTGCTGATCTCTCTGCTATGCATCCTGACTGCCCTAATTTCCTTCTgtattctgtttttaaagtttttaaattgagGGATGACATACATACATCTTCAGTGACTTCTAGATCCCTTTCTTGAATCATAACTGAGCCCATCATCTCATAAGCATGAATAGGTTTGCATGACCTTATACAATGAAGTGCCTCTGACTATTCTGCCCACTTGGTCTCATGAGATCTTCCAGCAATTTATTCTCATCAGTTTGCCTTCACTCCTTGCAGATAAACTGGTGAGAAACCTGAATGTTCTGCTCATTGAAGGgtgtatatttttatcttttttcctctccGTCTAAGAGCTGCTGTAACAGCAGCTGTTTGTgttgaaaactaaaatataaaaatatgacctACGTGGCCAAATCCCACAGGCTGTTTACTTCCTTATTTATGAATCAGATTCTGTCAGCACAACTTAGAATCCTGACTGTCAGCAATACTGCAATTAAATGTCCTTGCAAAGCCAGCAGAGGGTGCACCAGGGCACTGTAAATTTTACCCAAGATGTAGCCATACTAATTTAATAGCCAatcaatgtttcctttttttttttcttttcttggtataCTAAAACTAACACCCTCAAGAAAACTTATGTTGAATCTGGGCTAAAATTCCTTCAAAGCATACTCTAATTCTCCTGAAAGTGAAGTTCAGGAAGAATAAGGAATACATGGTTAAATATAGTCTGGCCAAAATGTAggtagagaagaagaaaatgatgcaGATCGGAGCCCTCTCCTTTGCAAAAATTCCATAGCTCTACCCAGCTACCAGACAAAAGGTTCCAGGAAGTAGTATATTATAGGGGAATGGGCACTGAACTCAGAGTAAAGAGACCAACTTCCATTCTAATTTTGATCAgagttgtatgaccttggacaagtcatttcccCCATAGGAACTATGTGTTCTCCAAGGGGAATGATCAAATGGATTCATGGCCCCTCATAACTCTAAAAAACTCTGACTCCAATTGATGTCAGCAAATGCAAAAAGCCAGTGTGCTTGTTATTACTTCTCCAAAAGATTAAAACggaaaaaataaaggacagaAGATAAGGCGCTGTATTTAAACCTAGACAGAACTATTTGAAGCACCACGCAAAGGCAACTAAATGCCATTACAGACCCTATGAGAATCCCACACCATCACAGGAGCCCCAGAATACAGCTGTTCTACTAATCCTCAGCCTACAAACAGGGGTCTGTCCATTCTGAATGCCAAAAGGCCTTGCCACCATTTGACTAAGGAAGTTCAATTCCTTCATCTTTTCACAGAAAACCAATGTTCAGCTGCTAAGTATTTCTACTGGGCATAGTCGCGGGGCAGGGGCGAGGGTTTGTTGTTGGGAGGTGGATAGATAAAGGGAACCAGAATCCTAGTTAATTATCATTTAGCTACTGTGTTTAAAGTTTCAAGTATGAGAAGCATGTCTACTGATTCTCTTCTTTGATAAGCTGTTATATAAGTTGAAGTGTGCTAGCAAAACATTTTAAGGCTCAGGACAACCTTTCAACGCAAAATGTAGAAACTGTGTCCGCCCTAATATTAAAGCATTATCATGACACCAACTTTGGATGGGTGGTCAAAGTAGCACGAATAATGTTTACAGAGTATGACAATGACTCTGGATGTGGTAATAAATATAGAAGGCCTGGGTCACTCACCTCAAGGAACTTATTTGTATAACTTGCCCTCTTCCCCAAGAGGAACAAATTGACTGTTATTCTTTAACCACCTCAAAAGGATCCTTGGCTGCTTCTCTTAAGTTTTACGTGAGACAAAATAATGGCAAACAAGAGAATACTTAGTTTTAGGGCACTAAATTTCCTTaaataaagaactagaaaaagtagaaaacaaacaccAAAGCTAACAGTTTGCTAACCAGGGCACAAACACCATAAAGattgtattaaaaaacaaaagaaacaaacaaaccaaaactaacaaacaaaaaaactgggagACTATTCTTGAGTCATTATTCCATCAGTAGATTCCTGCTCACAAGCAAGCAGGAGTGAAGACACTTCACACCAACCCTCCCCACCCAACTCCCCAAAAAAGAGTCAGAACCGGCATGCAAAGGGTGAGTTTTAttccaaagattttttaaattactgtttcaaAAGTTGTCTAGCAAGACGGCATATTTCTACCAGAATTCCTCAGGGGCGCTGATCCTCACTAGAACACCGAGGACAATCCGTCTCAAATTGCAGGTAAGTGTGAACAAGCCCACGATCTGGTCAGTGCACCAGCACCCCGGCGCAGAAAACACGGTTCAAAGTTGTTTCAACGGGCGTGGAGCAGTTATTACAGCTGTTTACAGCTCCAACTCCAAAAGAGAGCCTGCTAGTGCTGGCATGAGCTCTGGACACGGAAAAACAAGCACCGCGGGCGCAGAATCTCACCGGGAGCAAAAGGACCAGGCTGCTGCCGTTAGTCAGCCTGGGGGGCAGCGCCCGCACCTTCGCGCCGCGGCCCGGCCGGGAGCGCCGCCAACTTTTCCCGAGGCAGCCGGAGCTGGGGGCGGCGGGCGCCGGCCAGAGTTCCCAAGTCCGGAGGTCCTGAGAGAGTCAGGGTGAGCTGGGCCAGGGACCGAGGACAACCTGCCCCGGGGCGACCTCTCCCCAGCTTGTCCGCCCCCTCCCCGATCCCGCCGTCGAACTCGGCTCGAGGTGGCAAAGTCCTCCCCAGGCCCCCGCCCTGCGCACATGGGGAGGGGGCCCTGCCCCTCCAGAGTGACTCACCTGGTGCCCGTCCTGGGCGTTGGGGGGGAGCGTAGCTTCTCCCCGTTCCAGCAGCTGCTGCTGCGGGGATGGCTGCCCGAAGTGGCGGGTGATGGAACCGTCGGGGTCGAGTCCACCGGGGCTGCTCAGGGTGCCCGAGGTGCCGAGGTTACCGGGACCGCCAAGGCTGGACTCGGCTCCCCGCTCCCGCCGCAACTCGGAGCGCAACTCTAGGTAGCAGCACAACGTCAGCAGGTGGAGGGCCAGCGAGAggccaaaaaaacccaggaaGAGCCGGCAGCTGTTCCCTTCGCCAGCCCGGGCAGGGGCCCCGCGACAACCGCAGCCCTGGCTCCCGCGCTCCCTCGGCGCTGCCGCGGGCTGGAGTTCCCTGCGCTCCACCTCGGGGTAGCCCATGGCCTCCGGAGACACCCACTCTCTGAGGCCCGGGAGCCGCCGCGTCTGCCTCAGCCCTTCGCGACCCCTGACAGGCGGCTACTGTCCTGCCATCGGCTGGGGACTGCAGGGACCCGTTCCTGCGCGACGGAGGCTGGGCGGGACCGAGCAGGGAGCAGCCGCAAGTGCAGCTCCACTCCGAGGGgtggaaaagggaggaggaggggcgggAGAGACGGGCGGCTCGGCCCCGCGGAGGGAATGAGGGAGGAGGCCCCGGCCGACCCCGCCCCGTGCCTCAAGCGGCTGCCGGGACGCCCAACCACCGAGCCCGCCAAgccttggcgccccgccccatgCCGTTCCACCCGGGGCCTCCAGCTGCGGGGCGGGGTCTGGGGGCGTGTGGGTTCGCCTCTGCCCCGTGGCCCCACCCAGCTCTTCTCTCTCACCCCGTTCCAGTTGGTGACTGTGGCTGTCGTTCATCCCTGGACTCCGCCCCAATTTAACCCTTGAGCGCCAGTATGGGGtcgggggcggggaaggggggaagaggagggaaggagggggaggctgAGAAGAATTGGGGAACCTGGGAAGGAAAGTAGAGCAAAGAAAAGGAGGCGGAAACTAGTATTAATAGAAATGTTTGCAATTAACTGCAGTTGTTAATAACATCATCCAGTACTTATCTGTTGCTTTCAATCTTCAAAGCGTTTAACAGACGTTAAACTAATTAAAACAGTTTTGGGTTTGAAATGAAACCATGCCTGCTGGGTTTGCAATCCAATGGCGCGCCAAAAGAAAAGGAGACCCAGTAGCCTGAGAGCCAAAGGGAGTGAGAATGAGGTGGGACTGAGACAGTCCCACTCCTGGAGTGAGTCTGGGGCCTCAATCTAAGTGACATCTGTGCCAGGTGGAACTGAAGTGATGCTGCCTCACGCAGGATAAAACAGTCCCCTAGGATTTCTTGgtatattaattaattcaaaGTATTGATCCCTTTACATGTAGAAATTGCTGTACGAGAGAATCTACAGCCAGTGTAGTTTTCTTCTTCCACCGCAGCAGGAGTTTTGAGTGGAGAACAAGTGCCTTCAATGagcaaatggggaaactgagggccagaATAAGGTGGATTTTTACATGGGTGGTCCACAGAATGGCCAGACAGTATTGGCATCTCTATTTGCAGGCAACTGTTCTAGTCTCtccacccctctcctcctctctctggagTAGTCCCTGGGGGAAGTCCAACAACTCAGCCAAATGTTCCAGATGGACACTGCTGCAACTGCAGCATCTTCAACCCTCTGAAAAGGGTTCAgagcaaaacaacaaacaaaaaatgtggcAAATGTCAGAACAATAGACCCTGAAATGAACGATGGAAAGGATTAGTTGAGTCGAAATTAACAAGAGTTACTAGTCCGAGATTATAGAGAGCTAAATGACCATAGCAGGGGAAATATGTATGCTTCTTGGTCACTATGCACTCCCATTCCCATGTTATGAATAATTAGCAGTTTTATTGACTTGAAAAGGGTAGGCCTAAGACCTAGGCtggtgaaaaaggagaaaaatagggggaaatagaaaagaagagaaacaacaaaacaaaaagcatatgGTGGGGAGGTCAGTCCAAAGATTACAGAGGTCATAAACCTTAAATATATTAGCCACAGGCAATTTTTCTTTCAGACACTTTGGGAATGGCCTCAGTGCTTCAGAAACATCTTTGTGTCTCCTCATTAGCCCTTACGTATGAACTATAAAGTTTGCAAAGAATATCATCATcatgcaaataagaaaataaaaaggggcACTTAGCTAATCTCAAATTCTGCTTATTCAGTCAAGGAATTCTAGATGCTGGCTGGAGGAACTGCCAGGCTGATTTAACTTAATTATCACAGCCCAGGATTATTAGAAAGAATGCTAGACTAGGAGTCAGTAGACCTGACCCTGCCACTGGTTTGCTGGGTCATTCTGAGAAAGTCACTGCTTTTGAGGACCTTAGTTTctccaactgtaaaatgaggagttTGAACTTAAACAGCTATAATATTGTGTTTTATCTGTGTTATCACTGACTATTTTGACTTGGTTGCATAAAGGGTTCAAAGAGGCTGCCTCTTCTTCCCCTAAAGTGAAAAGGGAATAAATAACAGCCACTcctgggagtggtggtggtgctCAGGGGACTTACTAGTCTCAGCTTACCATGTTCTACCAGGCTTTTCACAGCTTGACTGAAGACCCTGGGTTGCACCATTGCCTTCAGAAGTCCTGCAAATTGCATTTGATCTGGGACCTCACTTTGGTTCCCAAGAGGAAGAACATATGGCTTAATATGAAGTAGAAACATTGGAATGGGGTAATCCAGTGAGGAATGTACATGGTtagatgttttttgttgttgttgttgttttttataaatttatttatttatttttggctgcgtttgggtcttcgttgctgtgcacgggctttcctccagttgcagtgagcagggggctactcttcgttgcggcgcgcagtCCTATCGTGGTGgcttctaggcacgcgggctcagtagttgtggcgcgggctctagagcacaggtttcagcagttgtggcactcaggcttagctgttctgcagcatgtgggatcttcccggaccagggcttgaacccgtgacccctgcattggcaggcggattcccaaccactgcaccaccggggaagccatACATGGTtagctttaaaaagtattttgaagtGTTAATTCAGTTCGCTTCTATGCTTCCATAAGTATCCCATCCTCTACAACACAGGTCTCAAAATGACAGCCTGCAGGTTACATCCAGCCAACAGATGTGTTGTGTTTGGTGCAGTGTTGGCTAAAATtttggataaaaataataattgccaGGATCCAGAAATCAGGAGATTTCACCAAAAAAATCCCTATTTCTTTAAAGCATGCTAACACTGGATCCACATTCCCATATGGCTACAGTCAGCTAGAATTGCCCCCTTGAGACAAGCATGAGCAATCAAGTTCCACAGTCATCCCCACCTTCTTCCTTTAGTCTCCATTACTGTCCTTGTTACCCATTTCCCTTATCTGTCTGGCCCCATGTACTCTAGGAGACAAGATATCAGCTCCTTAGCATGACCTATAAACTGCCCTTCCAACCTCACCTTCTGCCACCCTACAAGGAACCCATACTCCCACAATCCTAAAGTCACTGACACTTCTCACACTTATGTGTCTTTGCACAAGCTGGTTTCTTTGCCAGGAATGCCCCGACCTTGGAAAACTGATAAATTCTTCAAGAATCAAATCATGTGTTCCCGCAACTCCTTCCAAACAgatttccctttttgctttcacTGCACCCTGAACATATCTCAATGATATCTCTGACCACATcgtatttgtatttatttgcagGCTTTCTTACCATTAACCTGTGAACAACGTGATAGTAAAAATCATGTCCTTTCCATTTTGGTAGTCCCAGTACAAAGCATAGCATCTACCACATAGTAGATAACAGTATTGTTTGTCAAATGAATGGGGCATGACATCTGCTATGGTAACCTGGACTGCCTAGAATTCCAAAAATGGTACTGAGCAAAAGGATGCCTGTCAGTACCACTTATGAAGCATGTACTGTGTGCAGAGCTGTATAACACACTAtcgaaagaaataaaggaaatagaaccAGTTGTGCAATTATCCCCTTATTTGTGCCAATGTTGGAGTTGTGGATAATCCAGAAATTCAAATATAATTGGTTTGTAATACCTCACTGGCTTTCTGTCCCATCAAATTTCCCCTCCTAATTTTATTTGCCTGGtcctaatattaaaaaaagtattagttGACAATATATGAAgaataaatgttcaaaataaGTTGACAGCCTCTGAACACCCACCAACTGGGCAGAAGATGCTAAGGAGTTGGGCAGGGACTGGTTTTTAAATACCTCTTAGCTCTGTTTAATCCACAGAACAAATCACTGACATAGAGATCACAGAGTTGACTCTCTGACCCACTTAGTGACAAGCAGATAGTTGGGAGGAACATGGGCTTAGGACTTAAGATcctcacttaccagctgtgtgacttaggACAAGTGATTTTTGCCCGTCTTaaagagcctcagttttctcatctgtaaaatggagatgacaacATATGTTTTGTGAGATAACTGTGCTGAAATGGGATGCTAGATGTCaaaatgtctggcacataataaatgcacAGTAAACGTTAGTCTCTGCTAAGAGACTTCCATCAAAAAGAGATGAGAGGAAAAACATGTAACAGTTCTCAAGAATACGGCAGAAATGCAGAAGAGCATCTACATACTTTGCCCTTGCCAAATGCCTGCCCCCATTTTGTATTCTTAAAGTTTGACATAGACCCCTATGGAAGTTCCCACCACCCTCTTACCAACTCTTGACTCCAACTTGTATCCAACTTCCTCCTCTCCGTTTCCACTTGGTGTCTAGTAGACATCTTAAACTCAATATGACCAAAACCAAAGTTCTTCTCCAAACGTGTTTATCCCTTGGTCTTCTGTGTCTCAGCAAATGGCAACTTCATCTTCTCATTGCTCAAGACAAAATCTTTGAAGTCATCCTTGAATCCTCTCTTTTTCGAATACCCCACATCCAATCTGTCAGTGAATCCTGTCAGTTCTGCCTTTAAAATATACCCAGAACCTGACCACTTCTTACCACCACCTAGTGACCAGCCTAGTCCAAGCACCCATGCTCTCTCACTGGATTACTACTTTAGCCTCCTCCATGCTTTTTACTTTTGTCCTTGCCACTCTGCAGTCTATTCCCTACCCTACCCTAGTCAGAGGCTTTCTGTTAAAATGTCAAGTCAGATCCTATCACTCTGCCCCAAATCCTCCAAtggctccctttttctttcagaGTCTTTACCTTGGCCTACAAGGCCCTACATGATCTGATTGTTGGCCACCTCCTGGGCTCCTCTCCTACTACTATTCTCTTTGCCCTCTACTCCAGACACGTTGACCCCTTTGCTGTTCCTTGAACTTGAAAAGCATGCCCCCACTTAAGAGTCTTTTAACCTACACTTCCTTTTGCCTGGAATGCTATTCTCCCAGCTAACTGCATGGCTTCTCCCTCGCTTCTTCCGGGTCTCTTCTTAGATGTCACCTTATCAGAGAACCTTTCCCTGGCCAATTTCCCATCACTCTCTATCCCCTCCCTtggttgtgtttttcttcttagcacttatcatatgtgtttgtttattgtgTGTCTCCCCTGCAACCACAATTAGAATATCAGTTCCAGGAGGGcagatatttttgtctgtttttgttcactgttttatcTACCAGAGGAAgagcagtacctggcacacaacagactctcaataaatatttgttgatggaaTGGTTGAATTCCTCCCCTGGTAGagtaagaggaggagaaaggaggactGGTGAGATGGGTTAGTGGATAGGCAAGGACTTTTCTTCCAGCATAGTAAAGCAGGAAGGGACAGCTCTTTCATTTTACATGAGGCATCTCCGCCAGAGAAAGAGACACAAAGGGCCACACAGCTAATTAAAGGAGGGGatcaggaaggaaaggaaaattggTTGAACATCTATCTCCTATGCGCCAGCCTTTCTCATTAACTTCTGTGTGATGTTAGTATTATgaacatttcacagatgaggaaactgaggcatttaACAGACAGGTCAAATGACTAGCTCAAATTTGCATAGCAACTAAATGGCAGAGTctgaatttgaatccaggtctgaaTGGCTCAAAAATTCCATACTCCATTCTAAGCCTTATCTCCCACCAACTACTGGCAGAtagattcaaaattcaaaattctagcTTTATAGAGCTAGACACGCAGAGACCGTGAGATTCTTGGGGTGGCAGAGTTATAAACCAGATGGAAGTCAGTTTCTTCTCCCACCAGGCTGGCTGCGCAGCCACCACCCTTTTGCTCCAACTCAAAGACCACTGTGCTTACTGATTAGATGAATGTGCTTAAATCTGGTTCCCAATCAGGTAACCTTTCTGTACAGTAAGCCTTAATAACTTCCCATGGACTATAGAATAATAACATAACTCCTTAGCCCGACATCCAAAGCCCTTCAGTTTGGACCTAAACTACCATTCCAGCTGTGCTGTTGCTAGGCCTTGACAAAATTCTGTCTGCATTGTCTCTCATTGTCCAGGAACAAACCCTACACCCCTGCCTCTTTGCCTTTTGCTGACAttactccccttcctccttccaatATCCTGTCCCTTCCCCTTTGCCTATTTAAAATCAGCACATtcttcaaggcccagctcaagttcccctcccccacccacccct
Protein-coding sequences here:
- the EDA gene encoding ectodysplasin-A isoform X8; the encoded protein is MGYPEVERRELQPAAAPRERGSQGCGCRGAPARAGEGNSCRLFLGFFGLSLALHLLTLCCYLELRSELRRERGAESSLGGPGNLGTSGTLSSPGGLDPDGSITRHFGQPSPQQQLLERGEATLPPNAQDGHQACFPQALLSL